In Sander lucioperca isolate FBNREF2018 chromosome 12, SLUC_FBN_1.2, whole genome shotgun sequence, one DNA window encodes the following:
- the LOC116061975 gene encoding transcription initiation factor TFIID subunit 4 isoform X2 encodes MRLTSERSLAKMAAGSDLLDDVFFNTDVDEKVVSDLVGSLESELTGAERVNTTTRVQSAANHAGNSAVGNVSNSNVLGGSKMGLSQELAKAGTGVQGGVINSSGSHGSSMDGAAGTTSSMTAAQSQSKPGTASGVVTVVSDAASGVGKSGTTGVQTLNGSSVVMNCPVTGGTSGNNTQPAVTLVNNGPVSVSKGSATVLSATPSTIIRNSSTSAQNAVISSQSSVKSVPTVTLVRPPMQTNTSQSGGNQTTVLTSPAVSVTSTAGSLVNKFDSTKAIMQTGAHVVASAVATGTIATMRSPTVLQNLRTSVPSTIAATPPGGIRAIAPQVLAPRLTQPQQNAPNIQNIQLPPGMVLVRSESGQLLVIHQQTLAQMQAQSQSQSAMTPRPAAPTSTPPVQITSLQAPGASLLACPVTPTAIIKQGSAVQTTVTTSTALQRPPVQQNTIMLGGTAHTPGQPLGTPTTVQPGSVATAVTQRTPVTPTAVTAETLENVKKCRNFLSTLIKLASSGKQSSETTANVKELVKNLLEAKIEPEDFTSRLYRELNSSPQPYLVPFLKRSLPALRQMTPDPEAFIQQSLLPLPSTQPAAAVSTALTAVMLRPPLSTATSTAATKTTVISLPQTPHSKPGLIVPQQGTMVRPQVTLAQSPMVTLRGQSHSRIIVGQPQVVKQLQTVKQTLAPGAKGVQLVSQAPLTAAQKNKLREAGGGTFRDDDDINDVASMAGVNLSEESARILATNSELVGTVTRSCKDETFLSTSLLTRRALEIGKKFGVGELGADVINYISHATQQRLQNLLEKVSQVAQQKNTTFKEDERYEPVSDVRTQLKFFEQLDQVERQRKEEQEREILLKAAKSRSRQEDPEQLRLKQKAKEMQQQELAQIRQREANLTALAAIGPRKKRKMDSPVRGASAEGSGSGPSQPGGSGGAGSRQFMRQRITRVNLRDLLFCLENERGTSHSHLLYKGFLK; translated from the exons ATGCGTCTCACGAGCGAGCGTAGCTTGGCAAAGATGGCGGCGGGCTCCGATTTGCTGGATGATGTTTTCTTCAACACAGATGTGGACGAAAAAGTAGTTAGTGATCTAGTCGGATCTCTGGAGTCTGAACTAACGGGAGCAGAGCGCGTTAACACAACGACCAGGGTCCAGTCTGCAGCAAATCACGCTGGCAACTCAGCTGTAGGTAACGTTAGTAATTCCAATGTTCTTGGAGGCAGCAAAATGGGACTTTCACAAGAGCTTGCTAAAGCAG GGACAGGAGTGCAAGGAGGTGTCATTAACAGTTCGGGGTCCCACGGTTCAAGCATGGATGGAGCAGCCGGGACCACATCGAGCATGACAGCCGCTCAGAGTCAGTCCAAGCCCGGGACAGCTAGCGGAGTCGTTACGGTCGTATCAGATGCAGCATCTGGTGTTGGGAAATCTGGAACGACTGGTGTTCAAACTTTGAATGGAAGTAGCGTTGTGATGAACTGTCCTGTCACCGGAGGCACCAGCGGCAACAACACCCAGCCCGCTGTCACGCTTGTCAATAACGGACCTGTTTCAGTGAGCAAAGGAAGCGCAACCGTTTTGTCTGCAACACCAAGTACTATTATTCGAAATTCTTCGACGAGTGCGCAGAATGCTGTGATTTCGTCTCAGTCCTCTGTGAAAAGTGTACCCACTGTCACGCTTGTGAGGCCACCTATGCAAACTAACACCTCACAAAGCGGAGGCAACCAAACCACAGTTTTAACATCACCCGCTGTTAGTGTTACCAGCACGGCCGGTTCGCTCGTCAACAAATTCGACTCCACAAAAGCTATAATGCAGACTGGTGCGCACGTCGTGGCTTCAGCTGTTGCGACAGGTACAATAGCGACCATGAGGAGCCCGACTGTTTTGCAAAACTTGAGGACTTCAGTACCGTCAACAATCGCTGCTACTCCTCCTGGTGGAATACGAGCTATTGCTCCACAGGTGTTGGCCCCTCGACTCACTCAGCCTCAACAAAACGCCCCAAATATCCAAAACATCCAGCTCCCTCCAG GCATGGTCTTGGTTCGCAGTGAGAGTGGGCAGCTGCTGGTGATTCACCAGCAGACCTTGGCTCAGATGCAGGCTCAGTCACAGTCCCAAAGCGCCATGACACCACGACCTGCAGCCCCCACCAGCACTCCACCTGTCCAGATCACTTCTCTACAG GCTCCAGGCGCGTCACTACTGGCTTGTCCGGTTACCCCCACTGCCATTATTAAACAAGGTTCCGCAGTCCAGACCACTGTGACAACCTCTACCGCACTGCAGAGGCCGCCTGTACAGCAG AACACCATCATGCTGGGAGGAACAGCCCACACACCGGGACAGCCGCTCGGAACGCCCACCACGGTGCAGCCTGGTTCTGTAGCCACAGCAGTTACACAGAGGACCCCTGTCACTCCAACAGCTGTCACAGCT GAGACACTAGAGAATGTAAAAAAGTGTAGAAACTTTCTGTCCACGTTGATCAAGCTGGCATCCAGTGGGAAACAGTCCTCTGAGACTACGGCCAACGTCAAGGAGCTGGTCAAGAACCTGCTG GAAGCGAAGATAGAGCCTGAAGATTTCACCAGTAGGTTATACCGGGAGCTCAACTCCTCACCACAGCCCTACCTTGTGCCTTTCCTGAAG AGAAGTCTCCCAGCACTGCGTCAGATGACCCCAGACCCAGAGGCCTTCATCCAGCAGAGCCTGCTGCCTCTGCCCAGCACTCAGCCTGCTGCAGCAGTCTCCACGGCCCTCACCGCTGTGATGCTGCGACCTCCTCTCTCCACAGCCACCAGCACTGCCGCGACCAAAACCACAGTTATCAGCCTTCCTCAGACACCTCACAGTAAACCTGGACTG ATAGTGCCCCAACAGGGGACGATGGTGAGGCCACAGGTGACGCTGGCTCAGTCTCCCATGGTAACACTCAGAGGACAATCTCATAGCCGCATCATTGTGGGCCAGCCGCAGGTGGTCAAACAGCTACAGACAG TGAAGCAGACATTGGCTCCGGGGGCCAAAGGAGTGCAATTAGTCAGTCAGGCCCCTCTCACAGCTGCTCAGAAGAACAAGCTGAGGGAAGCAGGAGGGGGAACCTTCAG agatgatgatgatatcaATGATGTGGCCTCCATGGCAGGGGTCAACTTGTCAGAGGAGAGCGCCCGTATCTTAGCAACCAACTCTGAGCTTGTCGGCACGGTGACTCGTTCTTGTAAGGATGAGACCTTCCTCTCCACCTCTTTACTCACGCGGAGAGCTCTGGAGATTG GTAAGAAGTTCGGTGTCGGCGAATTGGGCGCAGATGTGATCAACTACATTTCCCACGCTACACAGCAGCGACTACAAAACCTGCTGGAAAAGGTGTCACAAGTGGCACAGCAGAAAAACACAACTTTCAAG GAGGATGAGCGGTATGAGCCGGTAAGCGATGTGCGAACCCAGCTTAAATTCTTCGAGCAGCTGGATCAGGTGGAGAGGCAAAGGAAGgaagagcaggagagagagattcTCCTGAAGGCTGCCAAG TCTCGGTCACGGCAAGAGGACCCTGAGCAGCTCAGACTAAAACAGAAGGCCAAAGAG ATGCAGCAGCAGGAGCTGGCTCAGATCAGACAGAGAGAAGCCAACCTAACGGCGCTGGCAGCAATCGGTCCGAGGAAAAAACGGAAAATGGACTCTCCTGTTAGGGGCGCCAGTGCAGAG GGCTCAGGGTCAGGCCCCTCTCAGCCTGGAGGCTCCGGTGGAGCAGGCTCCAGACAGTTTATGCGACAGCGCATCACCAGAGTCAACCTCAGGGACCTGCTCTTCTGCCTggagaatgaaagagggaccAGTCACTCACACCTGCTCTATAAAGGCTTCCTCAAATAG
- the LOC116061975 gene encoding transcription initiation factor TFIID subunit 4 isoform X1, with protein sequence MRLTSERSLAKMAAGSDLLDDVFFNTDVDEKVVSDLVGSLESELTGAERVNTTTRVQSAANHAGNSAVGNVSNSNVLGGSKMGLSQELAKAGTGVQGGVINSSGSHGSSMDGAAGTTSSMTAAQSQSKPGTASGVVTVVSDAASGVGKSGTTGVQTLNGSSVVMNCPVTGGTSGNNTQPAVTLVNNGPVSVSKGSATVLSATPSTIIRNSSTSAQNAVISSQSSVKSVPTVTLVRPPMQTNTSQSGGNQTTVLTSPAVSVTSTAGSLVNKFDSTKAIMQTGAHVVASAVATGTIATMRSPTVLQNLRTSVPSTIAATPPGGIRAIAPQVLAPRLTQPQQNAPNIQNIQLPPGMVLVRSESGQLLVIHQQTLAQMQAQSQSQSAMTPRPAAPTSTPPVQITSLQAPGASLLACPVTPTAIIKQGSAVQTTVTTSTALQRPPVQQNTIMLGGTAHTPGQPLGTPTTVQPGSVATAVTQRTPVTPTAVTAETLENVKKCRNFLSTLIKLASSGKQSSETTANVKELVKNLLEAKIEPEDFTSRLYRELNSSPQPYLVPFLKRSLPALRQMTPDPEAFIQQSLLPLPSTQPAAAVSTALTAVMLRPPLSTATSTAATKTTVISLPQTPHSKPGLIVPQQGTMVRPQVTLAQSPMVTLRGQSHSRIIVGQPQVVKQLQTAVKQTLAPGAKGVQLVSQAPLTAAQKNKLREAGGGTFRDDDDINDVASMAGVNLSEESARILATNSELVGTVTRSCKDETFLSTSLLTRRALEIGKKFGVGELGADVINYISHATQQRLQNLLEKVSQVAQQKNTTFKEDERYEPVSDVRTQLKFFEQLDQVERQRKEEQEREILLKAAKSRSRQEDPEQLRLKQKAKEMQQQELAQIRQREANLTALAAIGPRKKRKMDSPVRGASAEGSGSGPSQPGGSGGAGSRQFMRQRITRVNLRDLLFCLENERGTSHSHLLYKGFLK encoded by the exons ATGCGTCTCACGAGCGAGCGTAGCTTGGCAAAGATGGCGGCGGGCTCCGATTTGCTGGATGATGTTTTCTTCAACACAGATGTGGACGAAAAAGTAGTTAGTGATCTAGTCGGATCTCTGGAGTCTGAACTAACGGGAGCAGAGCGCGTTAACACAACGACCAGGGTCCAGTCTGCAGCAAATCACGCTGGCAACTCAGCTGTAGGTAACGTTAGTAATTCCAATGTTCTTGGAGGCAGCAAAATGGGACTTTCACAAGAGCTTGCTAAAGCAG GGACAGGAGTGCAAGGAGGTGTCATTAACAGTTCGGGGTCCCACGGTTCAAGCATGGATGGAGCAGCCGGGACCACATCGAGCATGACAGCCGCTCAGAGTCAGTCCAAGCCCGGGACAGCTAGCGGAGTCGTTACGGTCGTATCAGATGCAGCATCTGGTGTTGGGAAATCTGGAACGACTGGTGTTCAAACTTTGAATGGAAGTAGCGTTGTGATGAACTGTCCTGTCACCGGAGGCACCAGCGGCAACAACACCCAGCCCGCTGTCACGCTTGTCAATAACGGACCTGTTTCAGTGAGCAAAGGAAGCGCAACCGTTTTGTCTGCAACACCAAGTACTATTATTCGAAATTCTTCGACGAGTGCGCAGAATGCTGTGATTTCGTCTCAGTCCTCTGTGAAAAGTGTACCCACTGTCACGCTTGTGAGGCCACCTATGCAAACTAACACCTCACAAAGCGGAGGCAACCAAACCACAGTTTTAACATCACCCGCTGTTAGTGTTACCAGCACGGCCGGTTCGCTCGTCAACAAATTCGACTCCACAAAAGCTATAATGCAGACTGGTGCGCACGTCGTGGCTTCAGCTGTTGCGACAGGTACAATAGCGACCATGAGGAGCCCGACTGTTTTGCAAAACTTGAGGACTTCAGTACCGTCAACAATCGCTGCTACTCCTCCTGGTGGAATACGAGCTATTGCTCCACAGGTGTTGGCCCCTCGACTCACTCAGCCTCAACAAAACGCCCCAAATATCCAAAACATCCAGCTCCCTCCAG GCATGGTCTTGGTTCGCAGTGAGAGTGGGCAGCTGCTGGTGATTCACCAGCAGACCTTGGCTCAGATGCAGGCTCAGTCACAGTCCCAAAGCGCCATGACACCACGACCTGCAGCCCCCACCAGCACTCCACCTGTCCAGATCACTTCTCTACAG GCTCCAGGCGCGTCACTACTGGCTTGTCCGGTTACCCCCACTGCCATTATTAAACAAGGTTCCGCAGTCCAGACCACTGTGACAACCTCTACCGCACTGCAGAGGCCGCCTGTACAGCAG AACACCATCATGCTGGGAGGAACAGCCCACACACCGGGACAGCCGCTCGGAACGCCCACCACGGTGCAGCCTGGTTCTGTAGCCACAGCAGTTACACAGAGGACCCCTGTCACTCCAACAGCTGTCACAGCT GAGACACTAGAGAATGTAAAAAAGTGTAGAAACTTTCTGTCCACGTTGATCAAGCTGGCATCCAGTGGGAAACAGTCCTCTGAGACTACGGCCAACGTCAAGGAGCTGGTCAAGAACCTGCTG GAAGCGAAGATAGAGCCTGAAGATTTCACCAGTAGGTTATACCGGGAGCTCAACTCCTCACCACAGCCCTACCTTGTGCCTTTCCTGAAG AGAAGTCTCCCAGCACTGCGTCAGATGACCCCAGACCCAGAGGCCTTCATCCAGCAGAGCCTGCTGCCTCTGCCCAGCACTCAGCCTGCTGCAGCAGTCTCCACGGCCCTCACCGCTGTGATGCTGCGACCTCCTCTCTCCACAGCCACCAGCACTGCCGCGACCAAAACCACAGTTATCAGCCTTCCTCAGACACCTCACAGTAAACCTGGACTG ATAGTGCCCCAACAGGGGACGATGGTGAGGCCACAGGTGACGCTGGCTCAGTCTCCCATGGTAACACTCAGAGGACAATCTCATAGCCGCATCATTGTGGGCCAGCCGCAGGTGGTCAAACAGCTACAGACAG CAGTGAAGCAGACATTGGCTCCGGGGGCCAAAGGAGTGCAATTAGTCAGTCAGGCCCCTCTCACAGCTGCTCAGAAGAACAAGCTGAGGGAAGCAGGAGGGGGAACCTTCAG agatgatgatgatatcaATGATGTGGCCTCCATGGCAGGGGTCAACTTGTCAGAGGAGAGCGCCCGTATCTTAGCAACCAACTCTGAGCTTGTCGGCACGGTGACTCGTTCTTGTAAGGATGAGACCTTCCTCTCCACCTCTTTACTCACGCGGAGAGCTCTGGAGATTG GTAAGAAGTTCGGTGTCGGCGAATTGGGCGCAGATGTGATCAACTACATTTCCCACGCTACACAGCAGCGACTACAAAACCTGCTGGAAAAGGTGTCACAAGTGGCACAGCAGAAAAACACAACTTTCAAG GAGGATGAGCGGTATGAGCCGGTAAGCGATGTGCGAACCCAGCTTAAATTCTTCGAGCAGCTGGATCAGGTGGAGAGGCAAAGGAAGgaagagcaggagagagagattcTCCTGAAGGCTGCCAAG TCTCGGTCACGGCAAGAGGACCCTGAGCAGCTCAGACTAAAACAGAAGGCCAAAGAG ATGCAGCAGCAGGAGCTGGCTCAGATCAGACAGAGAGAAGCCAACCTAACGGCGCTGGCAGCAATCGGTCCGAGGAAAAAACGGAAAATGGACTCTCCTGTTAGGGGCGCCAGTGCAGAG GGCTCAGGGTCAGGCCCCTCTCAGCCTGGAGGCTCCGGTGGAGCAGGCTCCAGACAGTTTATGCGACAGCGCATCACCAGAGTCAACCTCAGGGACCTGCTCTTCTGCCTggagaatgaaagagggaccAGTCACTCACACCTGCTCTATAAAGGCTTCCTCAAATAG